The following are from one region of the Phycisphaeraceae bacterium genome:
- the secG gene encoding preprotein translocase subunit SecG encodes MPSLPIVPTLALAPWITAMLVVAFLFVCLLLILIILIQKPQGGGLSGAFGSGAASGSGQTVFGARTGDALTIGTITVFVLYLGVAIGLNYAIRPSTRAPAQPVMQQPADSAPATTPANVPAAPTSEPQP; translated from the coding sequence ATGCCTTCGCTCCCGATCGTCCCGACGCTTGCGCTCGCGCCCTGGATCACGGCGATGCTCGTCGTCGCCTTCCTCTTTGTGTGCCTCCTGCTGATCCTGATCATCCTGATCCAGAAGCCCCAGGGCGGCGGCCTGTCCGGCGCGTTCGGCTCGGGCGCGGCGTCCGGCTCGGGCCAGACGGTCTTCGGCGCACGCACCGGCGACGCGCTGACCATCGGCACCATCACGGTCTTCGTGCTGTACCTGGGCGTCGCGATCGGGCTGAACTACGCCATCCGGCCCTCGACGCGCGCCCCGGCGCAGCCGGTGATGCAGCAGCCGGCCGACAGCGCGCCGGCGACGACCCCGGCGAATGTCCCCGCGGCCCCGACGTCGGAGCCCCAGCCCTGA
- a CDS encoding phosphotransferase — protein MPSNPGISRHDRPVDLAGDDARGPGSSEAPSDLGGAPGPDATLDPGASGSSMIGPAISPGSSLLSMHTLSGTGLSLSAGVGLVASSADRTPGGSEQAREQFAPEELAIVLSHFDIGVIQAIQEFRRGSRRAPKALIKSAAGGFLLKRRAPGRDEAARVRFSHRVQLKLAEQHFPLPKLLHDRATHETLVKHGGRIYELFEFIPGTRYDASLPATSDAGHALALFHKLISSVQTEDLLPTFGYHAAEGIDRQFVAIAARANENQDASLIATCEALREQYHESARAVDRIGIRHWPTQLVHGDWHPGNTLYRGAHVVAVIDFDSLRLEPRVLDVANGALQFSITMDGQDLHRWPDHLDESRFKRFCRGYDAVEECILATAEIEAIPHLMIEALILEAATPIAATGAFAGHDGGAFLRMVERKCSWMRENTPRLINLISD, from the coding sequence ATGCCGAGCAACCCCGGCATCTCACGCCACGACCGCCCCGTCGACCTCGCCGGCGATGACGCCCGTGGTCCGGGTTCGTCCGAGGCTCCGTCCGATCTGGGGGGCGCCCCGGGGCCGGACGCGACGCTGGACCCCGGCGCGTCCGGCTCGTCGATGATCGGCCCGGCGATCTCACCGGGGTCCTCGCTCCTGTCCATGCACACGCTGTCGGGCACCGGGCTCTCGCTGAGCGCCGGGGTCGGGCTCGTCGCGAGCAGCGCGGACCGCACGCCGGGCGGGTCGGAGCAGGCGCGCGAGCAGTTCGCTCCCGAAGAGCTGGCGATCGTGCTCTCGCACTTCGACATCGGGGTGATCCAGGCGATCCAGGAGTTCCGGCGCGGGTCGCGCCGGGCGCCCAAGGCGCTGATCAAGTCGGCCGCAGGCGGGTTCCTGCTCAAACGCCGCGCCCCCGGGCGCGACGAAGCGGCGCGCGTCCGCTTCAGCCACCGCGTGCAGCTCAAGCTGGCCGAGCAGCACTTCCCGCTCCCCAAGCTCCTCCACGACCGCGCCACCCACGAAACGCTCGTCAAGCACGGCGGGCGGATCTACGAGCTGTTCGAGTTCATCCCCGGCACGCGCTACGACGCGTCGCTCCCGGCAACCTCCGACGCCGGGCACGCCCTCGCGCTCTTCCACAAACTCATCTCGAGCGTCCAGACCGAGGACCTGCTCCCAACCTTCGGCTATCACGCGGCGGAGGGCATCGACCGCCAGTTCGTCGCGATCGCGGCCCGCGCGAACGAGAACCAGGACGCGTCGCTCATCGCCACCTGTGAGGCGCTGCGCGAGCAGTACCACGAGAGCGCTCGCGCCGTCGACAGGATCGGCATCCGGCACTGGCCCACGCAGCTCGTCCACGGCGACTGGCACCCCGGGAACACGCTCTACCGCGGCGCGCATGTCGTCGCCGTCATCGACTTCGATTCGCTCCGGCTCGAGCCGCGCGTGCTCGATGTCGCCAACGGCGCGCTGCAGTTCTCGATCACCATGGACGGGCAGGACCTGCACCGTTGGCCAGACCACCTCGATGAATCGCGATTTAAGCGGTTCTGCCGGGGGTACGACGCCGTCGAGGAGTGCATCCTCGCCACGGCGGAGATCGAGGCGATCCCCCACCTGATGATCGAGGCGCTGATCCTCGAGGCCGCGACCCCCATCGCCGCGACCGGGGCCTTCGCCGGGCACGACGGGGGGGCGTTCCTGCGCATGGTGGAGCGCAAGTGCAGCTGGATGCGTGAGAACACGCCGCGCCTGATCAACCTGATCTCCGACTGA
- a CDS encoding YicC family protein yields the protein MTGFGEASLHQGGAHYHLELRSLNNRYFKASIRLPEDLQGLEAELEAALRNRISRGALTLIAKVSDTSSDATYVVNEAALRGYLEKLDALPKPKNATLSIDGASLLSLPGVLQPPDDDERLHKARKAFMSMLDGAVAQLVAMRENEGRKLDDELRAHQRVIHDKLARVRARSPEVVQEYERRLKERTERLLQQAGFTAEPSDVIRDVAAFSEKADIAEEIQRLGGHIEQFSELLDAPADKPVGRTLDFLAQEMLREANTIGSKCADAEIARDVVEIKGAIDRIKEQVQNVE from the coding sequence ATGACAGGGTTCGGCGAGGCGTCGCTCCACCAGGGCGGCGCGCACTATCACCTCGAGCTGCGCTCGCTGAATAACCGGTATTTCAAGGCGTCCATCCGGCTGCCCGAGGACCTTCAGGGCCTCGAGGCCGAGCTGGAGGCGGCCCTGCGCAACCGCATCTCGCGCGGCGCGCTCACGCTCATCGCCAAGGTGTCCGACACCTCGAGCGACGCGACCTATGTCGTGAACGAGGCGGCGCTGCGCGGCTATCTCGAGAAACTGGACGCGCTCCCCAAGCCAAAGAACGCGACCCTGTCCATCGACGGCGCGAGTCTCTTGTCGCTGCCCGGCGTGCTCCAGCCCCCCGACGACGACGAGCGCCTGCACAAGGCGCGCAAGGCGTTCATGTCGATGCTCGACGGCGCGGTGGCCCAGCTCGTCGCGATGCGCGAGAACGAGGGGCGCAAGCTCGATGACGAGCTCCGCGCCCACCAGCGCGTCATCCACGACAAGCTCGCGAGGGTCCGCGCCCGCTCGCCCGAGGTGGTGCAGGAGTACGAGCGACGCCTGAAGGAGCGGACCGAGCGTCTGCTCCAGCAGGCGGGGTTCACCGCCGAGCCCTCGGACGTGATCCGGGACGTGGCCGCGTTCTCCGAAAAGGCCGACATCGCGGAAGAGATCCAGCGCCTGGGCGGTCACATCGAGCAGTTCTCGGAGCTGCTCGACGCCCCGGCGGACAAGCCCGTCGGTCGCACGCTCGACTTCCTGGCGCAGGAGATGCTGCGCGAAGCGAACACGATCGGGAGCAAGTGCGCCGACGCCGAAATCGCCCGGGACGTCGTCGAGATCAAGGGCGCGATCGATCGGATCAAGGAACAGGTCCAGAATGTGGAGTGA
- a CDS encoding PDZ domain-containing protein → MRRAERHPERARPDTGRAPAVAALVVGLAALSPAIAKPPPFLPRELADVVERARQQQRAENPVREAPAPREIVDVATGELTLTEVLAQLSSEDYAQREVATQLLANVAMWDERALAEACATVDLCPEARVRVREALYSRFAASPGPAVGISMSPERSVNGVVILSVMQNYPASRVLRANDVLMRIGDVDLRADPTNQRVQEVIASYQPGDRVPMTILRDEREIVVEVELGQFANLDPNLSQRNEMILRQAWNLRSRRLGLSDDEAAAVAPAVSLFDWRRAAQRASLVRQGTGMVAGGEPAPVPGRLAGGVANIDNSRIGRVERVDPRIAPEPRGADVQRALDERMKLIETQIAELSQRMADARTPQREHEKLRETLEQLALQRRQIMLEMVRWADRND, encoded by the coding sequence ATGCGACGAGCCGAACGCCATCCCGAGCGAGCCCGACCCGACACGGGACGCGCCCCCGCCGTCGCGGCGTTGGTCGTCGGCCTCGCCGCGCTCTCGCCTGCGATCGCGAAGCCGCCCCCCTTCCTGCCGCGCGAGCTGGCGGACGTCGTCGAGCGCGCGCGCCAGCAGCAGCGCGCCGAGAACCCGGTCCGCGAAGCGCCCGCGCCGCGCGAGATCGTCGACGTCGCCACCGGGGAACTGACGCTGACCGAGGTGCTCGCGCAGCTCTCCTCCGAGGACTACGCCCAGCGCGAGGTCGCGACGCAGCTGCTCGCCAATGTCGCGATGTGGGACGAGCGGGCGCTCGCCGAGGCCTGCGCGACGGTCGATCTCTGCCCCGAGGCGCGCGTCCGCGTGCGAGAGGCCCTCTATTCCCGGTTCGCGGCGTCGCCCGGTCCGGCCGTCGGCATCAGCATGTCGCCCGAGCGCTCGGTCAACGGCGTGGTCATCCTGAGCGTGATGCAGAACTATCCCGCGTCGCGCGTGCTGCGCGCGAACGATGTGCTGATGCGCATCGGCGATGTCGATCTGCGCGCCGACCCCACGAACCAGCGCGTGCAAGAGGTCATCGCGTCGTACCAGCCGGGCGATCGCGTCCCGATGACGATCCTGCGCGACGAGCGCGAGATCGTGGTCGAGGTCGAGCTCGGGCAGTTCGCGAACCTGGATCCGAACCTCAGCCAGCGCAACGAAATGATCCTGCGCCAGGCGTGGAACCTGCGCTCACGCCGGCTCGGCCTCTCGGACGACGAAGCCGCCGCGGTCGCGCCCGCCGTCTCGCTGTTCGACTGGAGGCGCGCGGCGCAGCGGGCCTCGCTGGTCCGGCAGGGAACCGGCATGGTCGCAGGGGGTGAGCCCGCGCCCGTTCCCGGGCGTCTCGCGGGCGGGGTGGCGAACATCGACAACTCGCGTATCGGACGCGTCGAGCGGGTCGACCCTCGCATCGCCCCCGAGCCGCGCGGCGCGGACGTGCAGCGCGCCCTCGACGAGCGCATGAAGCTCATCGAAACCCAGATCGCCGAACTCAGCCAGCGCATGGCCGACGCACGCACGCCGCAGCGCGAGCACGAGAAACTGCGCGAGACGCTCGAGCAACTGGCGCTGCAGCGCCGCCAGATCATGCTCGAGATGGTCCGCTGGGCCGATCGCAACGACTGA